The Marinobacter subterrani genome has a segment encoding these proteins:
- a CDS encoding propionyl-CoA synthetase yields MESMDYHSEFRRSIDKPDDFWREQAENIDWIEPPKTIWQPTDNGHGQWFPDGILNTSDVALDANIRAGRGDQKALIYDSPVTDTRRSYTYNELTDEVARFAGALKERGIARGDRVIIYMPMIPEAVIAMLGCARIGAIHSVVFGGFAAHELAVRIDDATPKAVITASCGIEVSRVIEYKPLVNKAIEQASHKPETCIVYQRPQVKADLHPGRDHDWNELMAAAEPAAPVPVKSTDPLYILYTSGTTGKPKGVVRDNGGHAVALNYSMKLVYNARPGDVYWAASDVGWVVGHSYIVYAPLFAGCTTILYEGKPVKTPDAGAFWRVVQDHKVNMLFTAPTAFRAVRKEDPEADQLSRYDISSLKRLFLAGERLDPATYEWLKEHTGLPVLDHWWQTETGWAICCNPVGIEMMATKPGSATVPSPGYNVQVVERNGSQMPAGEQGQIAVKLPLPPGCMMTVWGDDERFRKTYLEPIPGFYSSGDGGFIDDDGYVFVMGRTDDVINVAGHRLSTGEMEEVVASHPAIAECCVVGAADEMKGQIPIGLVLIKDGATIDHDELEDELVEMVRDKIGAIACFRRALVVDRLPKTRSGKILRRVIRQIADGEKYAVPSTIDDPAILEEISERFRR; encoded by the coding sequence GTGGAATCTATGGACTATCACTCAGAATTCCGGCGGTCGATCGACAAACCGGACGATTTCTGGCGTGAACAGGCGGAAAACATTGACTGGATCGAACCGCCCAAAACCATCTGGCAGCCAACCGATAATGGCCACGGCCAGTGGTTCCCCGACGGCATACTGAATACCTCCGACGTTGCCCTGGACGCCAACATCCGGGCTGGTCGCGGCGATCAGAAAGCCCTGATCTACGACTCACCGGTTACCGACACCCGGCGCTCCTACACCTACAATGAGCTGACAGATGAAGTGGCCCGCTTTGCAGGCGCCCTGAAAGAGCGCGGCATCGCCAGGGGTGACCGGGTCATCATCTACATGCCGATGATTCCGGAAGCCGTCATAGCCATGCTGGGGTGCGCACGTATCGGGGCCATTCATTCCGTGGTGTTCGGCGGATTTGCTGCCCACGAACTGGCTGTCCGCATTGACGACGCAACACCCAAGGCCGTGATCACGGCCTCCTGCGGTATTGAGGTTAGCCGTGTTATCGAATACAAACCGCTGGTCAACAAGGCCATCGAGCAGGCCAGCCACAAACCCGAGACCTGCATTGTTTACCAGCGGCCCCAGGTGAAGGCCGACCTTCACCCAGGCCGGGATCATGACTGGAACGAGCTGATGGCTGCCGCCGAACCGGCCGCCCCGGTTCCGGTCAAATCCACCGACCCGCTCTACATACTTTACACCTCCGGCACCACCGGCAAGCCCAAAGGCGTGGTCAGGGATAATGGCGGCCATGCCGTGGCCCTGAACTACAGCATGAAGCTGGTCTATAACGCCAGGCCGGGCGACGTTTACTGGGCGGCTTCGGACGTAGGCTGGGTGGTTGGCCACAGCTATATCGTTTACGCCCCGCTGTTTGCCGGGTGCACGACCATACTCTACGAAGGCAAACCGGTAAAAACGCCGGATGCCGGCGCTTTCTGGCGGGTAGTTCAGGATCACAAGGTCAACATGCTGTTTACCGCGCCTACCGCCTTCCGGGCAGTCCGCAAGGAAGACCCCGAGGCGGACCAACTCTCGCGCTATGACATCAGCTCACTCAAACGCCTGTTTCTGGCCGGTGAGCGCCTGGACCCGGCCACCTACGAGTGGCTGAAGGAGCACACCGGCCTGCCGGTTCTCGATCACTGGTGGCAGACCGAAACCGGCTGGGCGATCTGTTGCAACCCGGTCGGCATCGAGATGATGGCCACAAAGCCGGGCTCGGCAACGGTCCCCTCCCCGGGCTACAACGTGCAAGTGGTGGAGCGCAACGGCAGCCAGATGCCGGCCGGAGAACAGGGGCAGATTGCTGTAAAACTGCCACTGCCACCGGGCTGCATGATGACCGTATGGGGCGACGACGAGCGCTTCAGAAAGACTTATCTGGAGCCCATTCCCGGGTTTTACAGCTCCGGTGACGGCGGTTTTATCGATGACGACGGCTACGTCTTTGTCATGGGGCGCACGGATGATGTGATCAATGTTGCCGGCCACCGGCTATCCACCGGCGAAATGGAAGAAGTGGTGGCGTCCCATCCGGCCATTGCCGAATGCTGCGTGGTTGGCGCCGCCGATGAGATGAAGGGCCAGATCCCCATTGGCCTCGTGCTGATCAAGGACGGCGCAACCATTGACCACGATGAGCTTGAAGACGAGCTGGTGGAAATGGTACGCGACAAGATTGGTGCTATCGCCTGTTTCCGCCGTGCCCTGGTGGTCGACCGTCTGCCGAAAACCCGGTCTGGCAAGATCCTGCGTAGGGTAATCCGGCAGATTGCCGATGGCGAGAAATACGCCGTACCCAGCACCATTGACGATCCCGCGATACTGGAGGAAATCAGCGAGCGCTTCCGCCGCTGA
- a CDS encoding DUF2254 domain-containing protein: protein MDSKFFWIIRQHLRKIWVRVISFALLAVLTLALTPVLSPLIPTHLGASLGSVSVDQILTILASSMLAVTTFSLSIAVSAFAAAAANATPRATAILQQDPTTQNVLSTFLGAFLFSLIGLIGLRTDFYDQQGQVFLFMATLVVVSLVVIALLRWIGHISNFGRMHDILSRVERAATISFRHQLENPYLRARPLSGSVPDDAYPIAPTRTGYVQHIDIKALNECARNQQIDIYIDALPGTFVHAAARLVRIRGANVSAKQQQFLRDAFTIETKRSFDQDPRFALIVLSEIASRALSPAVNDPGTAISVIGHLVRVLSTWKEPQEPPVDFPSVHVPAVLPSDMIIDAFRPIARDGAAFIEVQVRLQKALASLGRIAPEIFGRPVAELSAYAIDRAADAGMCREELKSLETLRVPSRAGSNAGQNDDTWETL, encoded by the coding sequence AATCTGGGTGCGCGTGATCAGTTTTGCGCTGCTCGCTGTTCTGACTCTGGCCCTGACACCGGTACTTTCACCCCTTATTCCCACGCATTTGGGTGCGAGCCTTGGCAGTGTTTCGGTTGACCAGATTCTGACAATCCTTGCCTCGTCCATGCTGGCGGTGACCACCTTCTCTTTATCGATCGCGGTGTCCGCATTCGCTGCCGCAGCCGCCAACGCCACCCCGCGGGCAACCGCGATTCTGCAACAGGATCCCACCACGCAGAATGTGCTTTCAACCTTTCTGGGCGCTTTTCTGTTCAGCCTCATCGGGCTGATCGGCCTGCGAACCGACTTCTATGACCAGCAGGGGCAAGTCTTTCTGTTTATGGCGACGCTGGTGGTTGTATCGCTGGTGGTGATTGCCTTACTGCGCTGGATCGGGCATATCAGCAACTTCGGGAGAATGCACGATATCCTCTCGCGTGTGGAACGGGCGGCAACAATCTCGTTCCGACACCAACTGGAAAACCCCTACCTGCGGGCCAGGCCCCTGTCAGGCAGCGTACCCGACGATGCCTACCCGATCGCCCCCACCCGCACCGGCTATGTTCAGCATATCGACATCAAGGCTCTGAACGAATGCGCCCGCAATCAGCAAATTGACATCTATATCGACGCCTTGCCCGGAACCTTCGTGCACGCTGCTGCCCGCCTGGTTCGAATCCGGGGGGCGAACGTCAGCGCCAAGCAGCAGCAATTCCTGCGCGATGCATTTACCATCGAGACCAAACGCTCATTTGATCAGGATCCACGATTTGCATTGATCGTTTTATCGGAGATTGCCTCCAGGGCGCTGTCGCCGGCAGTGAATGACCCCGGAACCGCGATCAGCGTTATTGGCCATCTGGTTCGGGTATTGTCCACCTGGAAGGAACCTCAAGAGCCACCAGTCGACTTTCCCTCGGTACATGTGCCCGCGGTTCTGCCGTCCGACATGATTATTGATGCGTTCCGACCTATCGCGAGGGATGGCGCAGCGTTCATCGAGGTACAGGTCCGCCTGCAGAAGGCCCTGGCGTCGCTGGGCAGGATTGCACCGGAGATCTTTGGACGACCGGTCGCCGAGCTATCGGCCTACGCCATTGACCGTGCGGCCGACGCAGGCATGTGCCGGGAAGAACTGAAGAGCCTGGAAACACTCAGAGTGCCATCCCGCGCCGGCAGTAACGCCGGGCAGAATGACGACACCTGGGAGACACTTTAG
- the xseA gene encoding exodeoxyribonuclease VII large subunit, protein MDNDGVRPVTSSLQDTRPRALSVSELNHQARHLLESSFMQVWVEGELSGFSRPSSGHWYFSLKDRKCQIRCAMFRGMNQHIRTLPKEGDQVRIRGKVTLYENRGDFQIIVEHIEPAGLGELQQAFDALKRKLLAEGLFDNARKKTIPSLPGHIGVVTSPTGAAIHDILTVLARRCPAIPVTLYPTAVQGKAATADIVRAIERAQAHGAADVLIIGRGGGSLEDLWCFNEEAVARAIAACKIPTVSAVGHEVDVTIADFVADLRAPTPSAAAEKISPDQSAWLKQLRERELRLFSAAGVALKRFGTQLGHLTARLRDPRRELLEKNQRLDELELRLEKAIRQRLSTVSVRGDHLEQRLAMQSPQRRLSQSRDMVARTSERLVAAMQRGLSYRQEKLEHAAQSLNIMSPLATLGRGYAIVKDGNGNIIREAARVSPGETVSARVARGEVTARVTSVKSTDESGP, encoded by the coding sequence ATGGATAACGACGGAGTCAGACCGGTGACATCCTCCCTTCAGGACACCCGCCCCCGGGCCCTCAGCGTCAGCGAGCTCAATCACCAGGCCAGGCATCTGCTGGAGTCCAGTTTCATGCAGGTGTGGGTGGAGGGTGAACTGTCCGGTTTCTCACGCCCCTCCTCCGGCCACTGGTACTTTTCCCTCAAGGATCGCAAATGCCAGATCCGCTGCGCCATGTTCCGCGGGATGAACCAGCATATCCGCACGCTCCCGAAAGAAGGCGACCAGGTGCGCATCCGGGGCAAAGTGACTCTCTATGAGAACCGGGGCGACTTCCAGATCATCGTCGAGCACATCGAACCGGCGGGGCTTGGTGAACTGCAGCAGGCCTTCGATGCGCTCAAGCGCAAACTCCTGGCCGAAGGCCTGTTCGATAACGCCCGGAAAAAAACCATTCCCTCATTGCCGGGGCATATTGGTGTGGTGACATCGCCTACCGGTGCCGCCATTCACGACATTCTCACCGTGCTGGCACGACGCTGCCCGGCCATTCCGGTTACGCTTTATCCAACCGCGGTTCAGGGCAAGGCCGCAACCGCCGATATCGTCCGCGCCATTGAGCGGGCCCAGGCCCATGGCGCTGCAGATGTACTGATTATCGGCCGCGGGGGTGGCTCCCTGGAGGATCTCTGGTGCTTCAATGAGGAGGCCGTGGCCCGGGCCATTGCGGCCTGCAAGATCCCGACCGTGAGCGCGGTTGGCCACGAGGTGGATGTGACCATTGCCGATTTCGTGGCCGACCTGCGAGCCCCCACGCCCTCCGCCGCCGCCGAAAAAATCTCTCCGGACCAGTCCGCCTGGCTGAAACAGCTCCGGGAACGGGAGCTACGGCTTTTCAGCGCGGCAGGGGTGGCCCTGAAACGTTTCGGCACCCAACTCGGGCACCTCACTGCACGGCTTCGGGACCCCAGACGGGAATTACTGGAAAAAAACCAACGACTGGATGAACTGGAACTGCGACTGGAGAAAGCGATCCGACAGCGGCTCAGCACGGTTTCCGTGAGGGGCGACCACCTGGAACAGAGGCTGGCTATGCAGTCACCTCAGCGGAGGCTGTCACAAAGCCGGGACATGGTGGCGCGCACATCCGAGCGACTGGTCGCGGCGATGCAACGAGGTCTCAGCTACCGGCAGGAAAAGCTCGAACACGCCGCGCAGTCGCTCAACATCATGAGCCCTCTGGCTACGCTGGGCCGGGGCTATGCCATCGTCAAGGATGGCAATGGCAATATCATCCGGGAAGCGGCCAGAGTCAGCCCCGGCGAGACCGTTTCTGCACGTGTGGCCAGGGGTGAAGTGACGGCAAGGGTGACCTCGGTCAAATCAACGGATGAAAGCGGCCCCTAA
- a CDS encoding cold-shock protein: MSDTKTGHVKWFNESKGFGFIAQDGGSDVFVHYSAINSSGFRTLTEGQQVQFTVTQGPKGPQAENVTPV, from the coding sequence ATGTCCGATACTAAAACTGGCCACGTTAAGTGGTTTAACGAGTCCAAAGGCTTTGGTTTCATCGCTCAGGACGGTGGCAGTGACGTGTTTGTTCACTACAGTGCAATCAACTCAAGCGGTTTCCGTACCCTGACCGAAGGCCAGCAGGTACAGTTCACCGTTACCCAGGGCCCGAAAGGCCCCCAGGCGGAAAACGTAACCCCGGTCTGA
- the guaA gene encoding glutamine-hydrolyzing GMP synthase — MAHNIHDHRILILDFGSQYTQLIARRVREIGVYCEIRAFDITDEELDEFNPKGIVLAGGPESVTQLGGPRAPEGLFDRGIPVLGICYGMQTMAEQLGGRVASSEKREFGYAQVKVRAAGPLLRDITDHLTATGDSLLDVWMSHGDKVVAMPEGFELLASTESAPIAAMQDLSRNLYGVQFHPEVTHTLQGKRILEHFILDVCQCDALWTPAKIVDDAVRQIRDQVGTDKVLLGLSGGVDSSVTAALLHRAIGDQLTCVFVDNGLLRLHEGDQVMDMFARNMGVKVIRVDAEDLFLSKLKGVDDPEQKRKIIGNTFIDVFDAEAATIRDVNWLAQGTIYPDVIESAASKTGKAHVIKSHHNVGGLPETMKMKLVEPLRELFKDEVRRIGLELGLPYDMVYRHPFPGPGLGVRILGEVKKEYADILRKADAIFLEELHRADLYHKTSQAFAVFLPVKSVGVVGDARRYEYVVALRAVETIDFMTARWAHLPYDLLETVSNRIINEITGVSRVTYDVSSKPPATIEWE, encoded by the coding sequence ATGGCCCATAACATTCACGACCACCGCATCCTGATTCTTGATTTCGGTTCCCAGTACACCCAGCTCATTGCACGCCGCGTTCGCGAGATCGGCGTTTACTGTGAGATCAGGGCGTTCGATATCACCGATGAAGAACTTGATGAGTTCAACCCGAAGGGGATTGTCCTTGCCGGTGGGCCGGAATCGGTCACCCAACTGGGTGGCCCGCGGGCGCCGGAAGGCCTGTTTGATCGCGGCATTCCGGTTCTGGGGATCTGCTACGGCATGCAGACCATGGCCGAGCAGCTCGGCGGCCGGGTGGCCAGCTCCGAGAAACGGGAGTTCGGCTATGCCCAGGTTAAAGTGCGCGCGGCCGGCCCGTTGCTCCGGGACATTACGGATCACCTGACGGCCACCGGCGATTCACTGCTGGACGTCTGGATGAGTCATGGCGACAAGGTAGTGGCCATGCCGGAAGGCTTCGAGCTGCTGGCCTCCACCGAGAGTGCTCCCATTGCCGCCATGCAGGACCTTAGCCGGAACCTTTACGGCGTCCAGTTCCACCCGGAAGTGACTCACACACTTCAGGGCAAACGGATTCTTGAGCATTTCATCCTGGATGTCTGTCAGTGCGATGCCCTGTGGACACCGGCCAAGATCGTCGACGATGCGGTTCGGCAGATTCGTGACCAGGTGGGCACTGACAAGGTGCTGCTGGGCCTGTCTGGCGGTGTCGATTCCTCGGTAACGGCAGCGCTGCTGCATCGCGCCATTGGTGATCAGTTAACCTGCGTGTTCGTGGATAACGGCCTGTTGCGCCTCCACGAAGGCGACCAGGTGATGGACATGTTCGCCCGCAATATGGGGGTGAAAGTCATTCGGGTGGATGCGGAAGATCTGTTCCTGTCGAAACTCAAGGGCGTTGACGATCCCGAGCAGAAGCGCAAGATCATCGGCAACACCTTTATCGATGTGTTTGACGCAGAAGCCGCCACTATCCGCGACGTGAACTGGCTTGCCCAGGGCACCATCTACCCGGATGTCATCGAGTCGGCGGCCTCCAAGACCGGCAAGGCGCATGTGATCAAGTCCCACCACAACGTCGGTGGCCTGCCGGAAACCATGAAAATGAAACTGGTGGAGCCGCTGCGGGAACTGTTCAAGGATGAGGTGCGCCGGATCGGCCTTGAGCTGGGCCTGCCCTACGACATGGTCTACCGTCATCCGTTCCCGGGGCCGGGTCTCGGCGTTCGTATCCTCGGTGAGGTGAAAAAGGAATACGCGGATATTCTGCGCAAGGCGGACGCCATTTTCCTGGAAGAACTCCACCGTGCCGATCTCTACCACAAGACCAGCCAGGCGTTTGCCGTTTTCCTGCCGGTCAAATCCGTAGGCGTGGTCGGCGATGCACGCCGCTACGAATACGTGGTGGCCCTGCGCGCCGTGGAAACCATCGATTTCATGACCGCCCGGTGGGCACACCTGCCGTACGACCTGCTGGAAACCGTTTCCAACCGGATCATCAACGAGATCACCGGTGTGTCCCGGGTCACTTACGACGTTTCCTCCAAGCCGCCAGCCACCATCGAGTGGGAATAA
- the guaB gene encoding IMP dehydrogenase: MLRIAEEALTFDDVLLVPGYSEVLPHQVSLQTRLTKTITLNIPLVSAAMDTVTDADLAIAMAQEGGIGIMHKNMTVEQQAAAVRKVKKFESGVVKDPITVTRDTTVRELVDITMANNISGLPVVDGRDLVGIVTGRDIRFESRMDTPVQDIMTPKEKLVTVKEGASLDDVKELLHRHRIEKVLVVNDDFELRGLITVKDIQKAKDYPLACKDDQGRLRVGAAVSTGGDTEARITALAEAGVDVIVVDTAHGHSRGVIERVRWVKQNFPEVQVIGGNIATSHAALALADAGADAVKVGIGPGSICTTRIVAGIGVPQISAVSNVAAALKERGVPLIADGGIRFSGDIAKAIAAGAHCVMIGSLLAGTDEAPGEVELFQGRSYKAYRGMGSIGAMGQGSSDRYFQDASKGIEKLVPEGIEGRVACKGPMRNIVHQLVGGLRAAMGYTGSATMEEMRTKPEFVRITNAGMRESHVHDVTITKEAPNYRIG, translated from the coding sequence ATGCTGCGAATTGCCGAAGAAGCCCTCACATTTGATGACGTTCTGCTGGTCCCCGGATATTCAGAAGTTCTGCCTCACCAGGTCAGCCTGCAGACTCGGTTGACCAAGACGATCACTCTGAACATTCCGCTTGTGTCGGCCGCCATGGACACCGTCACCGATGCTGACCTGGCCATTGCCATGGCTCAGGAAGGCGGGATTGGCATCATGCACAAGAACATGACCGTTGAGCAGCAGGCAGCGGCGGTTCGCAAGGTCAAGAAGTTCGAAAGCGGTGTGGTGAAAGATCCGATTACGGTTACGCGGGATACCACCGTTCGTGAGCTTGTTGACATTACCATGGCAAACAACATCTCTGGCCTGCCGGTTGTAGATGGCCGCGATCTGGTTGGCATCGTTACCGGCCGCGACATCCGTTTTGAAAGCCGGATGGACACCCCGGTCCAGGACATCATGACGCCGAAGGAGAAGCTGGTTACGGTGAAAGAGGGCGCCAGCCTGGACGACGTCAAAGAGTTGCTGCACCGCCATCGCATCGAAAAGGTGTTGGTGGTAAACGACGATTTCGAGCTGCGCGGGCTTATTACCGTCAAGGACATCCAGAAGGCCAAGGACTACCCGTTGGCCTGCAAAGACGACCAGGGCCGTTTGCGGGTTGGCGCTGCTGTCAGTACCGGAGGCGATACCGAGGCCCGGATTACTGCGCTGGCTGAAGCCGGTGTCGATGTCATTGTAGTTGATACCGCTCACGGCCATTCCCGGGGCGTGATCGAGCGTGTGCGCTGGGTCAAGCAGAACTTCCCGGAAGTCCAGGTGATCGGTGGCAACATCGCGACCTCACACGCAGCCCTGGCCCTGGCAGATGCCGGCGCGGACGCGGTGAAGGTTGGTATTGGCCCTGGTTCGATCTGTACCACCCGAATCGTTGCCGGTATTGGCGTACCCCAGATTTCCGCAGTGTCGAACGTTGCGGCGGCATTGAAAGAACGCGGAGTGCCGCTGATTGCTGACGGCGGCATTCGGTTCTCCGGCGATATCGCCAAAGCGATTGCTGCCGGCGCCCACTGCGTCATGATCGGCAGTCTGCTGGCAGGAACCGACGAAGCGCCCGGCGAGGTAGAGCTGTTCCAGGGCCGCAGCTACAAGGCCTACCGTGGCATGGGATCAATCGGTGCCATGGGGCAGGGCTCCAGTGACCGTTACTTCCAGGATGCCAGCAAAGGCATTGAGAAGCTGGTGCCGGAAGGCATTGAAGGTCGTGTCGCCTGCAAGGGGCCCATGCGCAATATTGTGCACCAACTGGTAGGGGGCCTTCGTGCGGCTATGGGCTACACCGGTAGTGCTACCATGGAAGAGATGCGCACCAAACCGGAATTTGTGCGCATCACCAACGCGGGCATGCGTGAGAGCCACGTGCACGATGTCACCATCACCAAAGAAGCGCCTAACTACCGTATCGGTTAA